One Amblyomma americanum isolate KBUSLIRL-KWMA chromosome 8, ASM5285725v1, whole genome shotgun sequence DNA window includes the following coding sequences:
- the LOC144100830 gene encoding uncharacterized protein LOC144100830, with translation MHNCVAVKSRQTDIAVMKVIVGIVALLYFGLDGSFAQHASTTAEPTTTASVNTHAAAPGSAPSSNPCAIPVYIPWPVPWFTPYPIPWPEPRPHEPAVFWPSYPDQPAPEPWPARWPAPWPQPMPEPCPASCYRPFPDYGSVPWSKPPAQSYPPANARPSEPSPQDSLWYWPAHPAQQSPEPSPGAGFQPSQEYWPNSYSQPSYQSWPAPYFHTSHQPWPVSPSQPSNQAWSPSQPQPPLYPSQSWTEPWSQPYWPHTWPMPWPREPLPQPLNAPAYSPPAYNPPPKPWPVSMQQPPLFQPRPFPWLEPPRQPSPLFCPLHGQRSMPAPAPPNEAMAKLQPLPDPRYRVYRDPYMLDERRSRFYPWPQFRTNGMPWQQPVTTMNRPHSGVDMNIGRWR, from the exons ATGCATAACTGCGTTGCCGTGAAGTCCAGGCAGACCGACATTGCGGTCATGAAGGTCATCGTGGGCATCGTCGCTTTGCTGTACTTTGGCCTGGACGGCAGCTTCGCTCAGCATG CCTCAACTACTGCAGAGCCCACAACTACCGCCTCAGTAAACACACATGCTGCCGCTCCCGGGTCCGCTCCTAGCAGTAACCCTTGCGCCATCCCAGTGTATATACCGTGGCCTGTGCCCTGGTTCACACCTTATCCCATTCCCTGGCCCGAGCCACGACCACATGAGCCCGCAGTGTTCTGGCCTTCCTACCCGGACCAGCCGGCGCCAGAGCCTTGGCCTGCCCGATGGCCTGCTCCTTGGCCCCAGCCTATGCCCGAGCCGTGTCCAGCTTCTTGTTACCGACCGTTCCCCGATTATGGATCCGTCCCATGGTCCAAGCCACCAGCCCAATCCTACCCACCTGCCAATGCACGGCCGTCCGAACCCTCGCCTCAGGACTCGCTGTGGTACTGGCCTGCTCATCCAGCCCAACAGTCACCAGAGCCTTCGCCGGGAGCCGGGTTCCAGCCATCTCAAGAGTACTGGCCCAACTCTTATTCTCAACCGAGCTACCAATCATGGCCTGCGCCCTATTTCCATACGTCACATCAACCTTGGCCTGTGTCACCGTCCCAGCCATCAAATCAAGCCTGGTCACCATCCCAACCCCAACCTCCCCTATATCCTAGCCAATCCTGGACCGAGCCTTGGTCGCAGCCCTACTGGCCACACACCTGGCCCATGCCTTGGCCTCGGGAGCCGCTGCCTCAACCGTTGAACGCCCCTGCTTACAGCCCCCCTGCTTACAACCCCCCACCCAAACCATGGCCGGTCTCGATGCAGCAGCCGCCTCTCTTCCAACCTCGCCCGTTTCCTTGGCTGGAACCGCCCCGTCAGCCTTCGCCTTTATTTTGCCCACTGCATGGGCAGCGGTCTATGCCCGCTCCAGCGCCGCCGAATGAGGCCATGGCGAAGCTTCAGCCGCTTCCTGACCCAAGATATCGAGTGTACAGAG ATCCATACATGCTCGACGAGCGGCGAAGTAGATTCTACCCTTGGCCGCAGTTTCGAACCAATGGGATGCCATGGCAGCAGCCGGTGACCACCATGAATAGGCCACACTCAG GTGTGGATATGAACATTGGGCGCTGGAGGTAA
- the LOC144101467 gene encoding uncharacterized protein LOC144101467 has protein sequence MASTGPSAHWALSCDSAEPPKWLTRLRYTSSWYTASPIDAELPCTAAKDRTCQIFDHLPVWNEVFYCIHYELRASSGKNGQLSLVSLGHGRRCLPTVEDLMDWQKANYLLSWLFKTHQCLDTLEFLFWDVYDKVSHPYDHLFCDAFGENKWLKTLKITFCRSHKHEKLSALISSCVRLERLECYSSLPAALSSALATLLRTTTSLTVLIIGALRITEEEAEDFLAALRENNTLKELSMCEPYNAEVSLLNRAEFAEYLKSSTTLATFSVSPLEATYYERESWWLWILEGLSESRTITRVRLGNLLLGQETSPIIGKIFKQNSALRCLSMSSDRKPDDLRFSTVNPWWLLAFVQNKTLEEISLYFHMLSMVEWEMVFAAAARNENLRKVTVKVVSRDHYCLAELYRLIREAGAEKKVAIEAGSYFVGDHKNSPKCQAFSEVHGLRRQCTKRDICRALQQMPSLDHITSLLLRIPAVDLDDSLATDLSQCIKTATSLQKLRLTTTWGEAPGNVPNCSWKIVVSSFLENKSLKEIFVAAAYIKDEDIESLADAVKLNTVFRSAEFSGESSHKVNVFFRRLSGNIAENYNLLRVNFMAPAIRNSPSFQAWYAVWEVTRRNCDLVELAAVFVIGVRSDRCCAYALECVAKHSALVEKVAQLASVSKDEAAGMIRLALVRLQPMDMFMRLSGVVRQRVVCHPLEDGRLQLHDLNDYCWAALRRYLTLNDIKEHTQVREAGRVAGHIRDRRFRAK, from the exons ATGGCGAGCACGGGACCGTCTGCGCACTGGGCCCTCAGCTGCGACTCAGCGGAGCCGCCCAAATGGTTGACCCGTCTGCGATACACCAGCAGTTGGTACACCGCATCTCCCATCGACGCTGAACTGCCCTGCACGGCAGCTAAGGACCGAACCTGCCAGATATTCGACCACTTGCCCGTGTGGAACGAGGTTTTCTACTGCATTCACTACGAGCTTCGAGCGTCCTCTGGAAAAAACGGCCAGCTTTCGCTTGTAAGCCTCGGTCACGGCCGCCGATGCCTGCCCACGGTAGAAGACTTGATGGATTGGCAGAAGGCTAACTACCTCCTCAGCTGGCTCTTCAAAACGCACCAGTGCCTAGACACCCTGGAATTCCTCTTCTGGGATGTCTATGACAAGGTGTCCCACCCGTACGACCATCTCTTCTGCGATGCCTTCGGCGAGAACAAGTGGCTGAAGACCCTCAAGATCACCTTCTGCCGAAGTCACAAGCACGAGAAGCTTAGCGCGCTGATCTCGTCTTGCGTGCGCCTGGAACGACTCGAGTGCTACTCGTCGCTCCCGGCCGCCCTGTCCTCTGCACTGGCGACTCTTCTACGGACGACCACGTCTCTGACGGTGCTCATTATTGGAGCGCTACGAATAACCGAAGAGGAAGCCGAGGATTTCTTGGCCGCGTTGCGCGAAAACAACACTCTGAAGGAGCTCTCAATGTGCGAGCCGTACAACGCAGAGGTTTCACTGCTTAACCGCGCCGAGTTTGCCGAGTATCTAAAGAGCAGTACCACGTTAGCGACGTTTAGCGTCAGTCCTCTGGAAGCGACTTACTACGAGCGCGAAAGTTGGTGGCTGTGGATCCTGGAAGGCTTATCAGAAAGCAGAACAATCACCAGAGTGAGACTAGGAAATTTGCTCCTGGGCCAAGAAACCTCCCCGATTATAGGCAAGATTTTCAAGCAGAATTCGGCTCTTCGTTGTCTCAGCATGTCGTCAGATAGAAAGCCGGATGATTTGAGATTCTCGACAGTCAACCCCTGGTGGCTGTTGGCGTTCGTACAGAACAAGACACTGGAGGAGATATCGCTGTATTTTCACATGTTGTCGATGGTGGAGTGGGAGATGGTTTTCGCAGCTGCGGCCCGAAACGAGAACCTGAGAAAAGTGACCGTGAAAGTGGTCTCCCGCGACCATTACTGTCTAGCGGAACTGTACAGGTTAATACGTGAGGCCGGCGCCGAAAAGAAGGTAGCCATTGAAGCTGGCAGCTACTTTGTTGGAGATCACAAAAACTCACCGAAGTGTCAAGCCTTCTCAGAGGTTCATGGACTGCGCAGGCAGTGTACGAAACGCGACATCTGCCGAGCTTTGCAGCAAATGCCGTCGCTAGACCACATCACAAGCTTACTGCTGCGGATTCCGGCTGTTGATCTCGATGATTCTCTAGCCACGGATCTTAGCCAGTGCATCAAAACGGCGACTTCGCTTCAGAAACTACGCCTGACCACAACGTGGGGCGAAGCGCCGGGCAATGTTCCAAACTGTTCGTGGAAAATCGTCGTTTCATCTTTTCTAGAGAACAAAAGCCTGAAAGAAATTTTCGTCGCCGCAGCTTACATTAAAGATGAAGACATCGAGAGTCTGGCGGATGCAGTCAAGCTGAACACAGTTTTCCGTAGTGCAGAGTTTTCCGGTGAAAGCTCGCATAAAGTGAACGTGTTTTTTCGGCGCTTGTCCGGGAATATCGCGGAGAACTACAACCTCCTGCGCGTCAACTTCATGGCCCCGGCGATACGGAACTCCCCATCGTTCCAGGCCTGGTATGCTGTGTGGGAAGTAACACGTCGGAACTGTGACCTTGTCGAGCTCGCTGCTGTGTTCGTCATCGGCGTGAGGTCCGACAG GTGCTGCGCCTACGCCCTGGAATGTGTGGCCAAACACTCAGCGTTGGTGGAAAAGGTCGCCCAGCTGGCATCGGTCAGCAAAGACGAGGCCGCTGGCATGATTCGCCTGGCATTGGTCCGCTTGCAGCCCATGGACATGTTCATGCGACTCTCGGGGGTGGTCAGGCAGCGGGTCGTGTGCCACCCCCTCGAAGACGGCCGCCTGCAACTGCACGACCTGAACGACTACTGCTGGGCGGCTTTGAGGCGTTACCTGACCTTGAACGACATCAAGGAACACACTCAAGTACGCGAAGCTGGCCGTGTTGCTGGCCACATTCGTGATCGGAGATTCCGCGCGAAATAA